One Xyrauchen texanus isolate HMW12.3.18 chromosome 46, RBS_HiC_50CHRs, whole genome shotgun sequence DNA segment encodes these proteins:
- the dbx1b gene encoding homeobox protein DBX1-B codes for MMFPSVIAPAMYPHFLRPSAALSFPPSLQTAFATHSSFLVEDLLRISRPANLMHRNIPSPSASPPATGATTLNNSSAVHDVMTTSLSKRSSSPQTSISNNDPNYLKFGVNAILASTTRNASPPPSVQGMHAKTFPFPCFDGSFHPFIRATYFPASSSAVPIPGTFAWPLTTRGKPRRGMLRRAVFSDVQRKALEKMFQKQKYISKPDRKKLATKLGLKDSQVKIWFQNRRMKWRNSKERELLSSGGCREQTLPTKMNPNPDLSDVGKQFENDVALIESPRAPFCQSRELIHDADLHFTPSSNSSKHSDFSESEDEEITVS; via the exons ATGATGTTTCCAAGTGTTATTGCACCTGCGATGTATCCGCACTTTCTGCGGCCCTCGGCGGCGCTTTCCTTCCCTCCGTCTTTACAGACGGCGTTTGCTACGCACTCTAGTTTCCTCGTGGAGGACCTGTTGCGGATCAGCAGACCAGCAAACTTAATGCACAGGAACATCCCATCTCCAAGTGCATCTCCTCCGGCCACGGGAGCCACAACTCTGAATAACTCCTCTGCAGTCCACGATGTCATGACTACATCATTGTCAAAAAGATCAAGCTCACCACAAACATCGATTTCCAACAACGATCCAAATTACTTGAAATTTGGTGTCAACGCGATTCTTGCGTCAACAACGCGAAACG CTTCACCACCACCTTCAGTGCAAGGGATGCACGCGAAAACATTTCCTTTCCCATGTTTTGATGGCTCATTCCACCCATTCATCAGAGCAACATATTTCCCAG CATCGTCTTCAGCAGTCCCTATTCCCGGAACTTTCGCTTGGCCTCTCACAACTCGAGGGAAGCCGAGGAGAGGAATGCTCCGACGGGCCGTATTCTCAGACGTGCAGCGCAAAGCTCTGGAAAAGATGTTCCAGAAACAAAAATACATCAGCAAACCAGACAGAAAGAAACTGGCGACAAAACTTGGCCTCAAAGACTCTCAG GTAAAAATATGGTTCCAAAACCGAAGAATGAAATGGCGTAATTCAAAAGAAAGAGAGCTTCTGTCATCTGGAGGTTGCCGGGAACAAACTTTACCTACGAAAATGAACCCTAACCCCGATTTAAGCGACGTTGGAAAACAGTTTGAAAATGACGTTGCTCTAATAGAAAGCCCGCGCGCGCCTTTCTGCCAGTCTCGCGAGCTCATCCATGACGCAGATTTACATTTCACGCCATCTTCCAACTCCAGCAAGCACTCGGACTTTTCAGAATCAGAGGACGAAGAAATAACCGTGTCATAA